The genomic interval AGGGCCTCGGGCGGGATGCCGGGGCCCGTGTCACGCACGACAAGGCGCACGGCGTCCGGCTCGCCGGCTGCGCGGGAGGTCTCGACGGTGATCTCGCCTCCTCCGTCGACGGCGTCCCGCGCGTTGGTCAACAGGTTGAGGACGACTTGCTGGAGCGTGTTGCCGTCGCCCCAGAGCGGCGGCAGATCGGGCGCGAGCCGCCGCGTCACCGTCACGCCCTGCTTGCCGATGGGCCGCTCGACCAGGAGGAGCGTCTCCTCGACGAGGTGGTTGAGGTCCACGGGGCCGTGGAGCCCGGAGGACTGGCGGCTGAAGGACAGGAGGCCCTGGGCGATGCGCGCGACGCGCTGGGCGTGGCGGTGGAGCACGCGCAGGTCCTCGGCGAGCCGGCCGTACACGGGCTGCGCCTCGGCGTCGAGCAGCATGATCTCGATGCGCGAGGAGATGACCCCGATGGGGTTGTTGAGCTCGTGCGCCAGGCCCGCCGCCATCGTCCCGAGCGCCGCGAGCTTCTCAGACTGCCGGGCGCCCCGCTCGAGCGCCACCTGCTCGGTGATGTCCTGAACGAGGAGCACCAGGCCCGCCGGCTCGCCGTGCTGGCGCAGGAGGCTGCCCTTGAGGTTTTCCACCGCGCGCCCTCCCCCCATGCGCTCGTGCTCGACGGCCTCCAGCGTGAACCCCTCGGTCTCGCCGCGCAGCAGCTGCTCGAGCGGCGCCCGGAGCACCTTGCGACGGTACGCCGGGAAGACGTCGAAGAACGGGCGGCCCGCCACGTCCCGGGCGGCAAGCCCCGTCTGCGCCTCCATCGCTCGGTTGAACGCGACGATCCCGCCCGCGCGGTCGAGCACCACCACGCCCTCGCGCAGGCTCTCGACTACGCTCTGGATGAAGCGCTCGCGCTGCCTCGCAGCAGTGGTGAGCGCCACCACCTCGAGGCGCTCGCGCTCTTCGATCTGGCCCAGGACCCCGACTCCCACGGCCGTGCCGAGCAGGACCGCGAGCCGGACGGCGATGTTGGACCACTCGGCCTCCGTGATGGTCGGCCAGACCACCGCGACGTACGCCGCGGCTGCCGCCATGGCGACGGCGACCCCCCGCACCATTCCGTAGTAGTAGGACTGCAGCCCCGCGATCAGGAGCAGCGCCAGGAAGAGCGTGCTCGGGGCCCCGCCGGTGAGCCGGATCAGGAGGAGCGCGAACGCGAGGTCGGTTGCCAGGACCAGCAGGTTGAGCCGGAGCATGCGGCCGGGCCAGCGCCAGAGGGCGCCCGTGATCGCCACGCTGTAGAGAAAGAAGCCGAGCATGGCGCTGTGCACCGCGTGCCAGCCTTCGTGCGCGGGCGGCGCGAGCAGGATCCAGACGAGCCCCGCCATGACCGCCAGCCAGCGCAGCAGCGGAAGCGCGAGCACGCGCGGGCCGCCGATGCGGCGGGCCACACGGTCGAGGAAGAGACGGGCGCGCGACATGCTTGGTATTATACGGGCGATGCTTGGATCGGGGGCGACGCGCTCACACCGCGTGCTGCGGGGGCTGGCGGTGCTCACCATCGTCGCGATGGCATTTTTCGCTGGAATGCTCGTCGAGCGGCTCAGGCTGGACGCCAAGCGCGAGGACATGCTGCGGCGCTACGACCAAGTCCTCCAGCAGTACCGCGACCAGCAGATGCGCTCGGAGAAGACGATTCAGCGCTAGCCGGACGGCGCAGGGGCGCGGGACGCGTCGCCTACTTCGCCAGGAGCACGGAGCAGGGCGAGAGGCGGATGATGCTCTGGGCCGTGCTGCCCATGACGCGCTCGAAGATGCGGCTGTGACCGTGATAGCCCGCCAAGAGGAGATCGAAGCCCCCCTCCTTGGCGTAGTTGACGATGATCTCGACCTCGTGCCCCTGCCGGATCGCCGTCTGGAGCTCGACGCCCGCGAGCGCGGCTTGGTCCCGCGCGTCTTTCGTCAGCACACGGAAGTACTCGTCCACGCGCTCCTTGGCGTCCTGGACCTCACCGATGGTAGCGGCGTAGTGGGGCAGATGCTCCTCGACCGAAATGCTCCGGAGCTCGGTGCCGAGGCTCTTCGCGAGTCCGATCCCGATCCTGAGGGCGGCCTTGGCGCCCTCCGAGCCGTCGTACGCGACGAGGATCTTCCTGAACATGGCGTCCTCCTGTCTCAAGACGTTGGCGCGCCCGAGGGCCGGGCCGCGGCGCCCGCCGGCTCCCCAATCTCCGCGGGGTTCGGGAGCAGATGCCGCGGCATGAACCAGGCATTGGCGATCATGGTCGGGATCACGGCGCTGCCGATGACGGCCGCGACCAGTTGCGAGTACTGGGCCGGCGTGATGACCCCGTGGCTGAGCCCGAAGAGGGCGGAGATGGTTCCGAAGGTGAGGCCCGTGGACATCATGAGCGTGTAGTAGACGTCGGCCCCCTCCCGATGGCCGAAGATCCGTACCGAGGGAAACACTCCCGCGAGCTTGCTCACCATCTTGGCGAAGAAGAGCACGACGAGGGTGCCGGGGGCGGCGACGAGCGCGGGCACGGACACGAGGGACCCGGCGCGGAGGAAGTAGAAGGGCGTCAGGAGCCCGAAGGTCAGCGTGCGCAACCGCCGGATCAGGGCATGGTCCTTGCCGACGGTCCCGGCCAGGACCATGCCGATGATGTACGCGGGCAGCACCGGCTCGCTGTCCGCCCAGAGCGCGAGGCCCCCCATCGCGAAGAGCGCCAGCAGGAGGAACTTCGTCTCGAACTCCGACACCCGGCCCCCGTATCGGCGGAAGACCCCCGGGGTCACGAACGGCAGGACCACGAAGATCGCCAGCGACAGGGCGACGAAAACCAGGGTGCGCACCGTGAACGGCGCGAAGATGATGCCGAGGGCGATCACGGTTCCAAGGTCAGTGATGAAACAGGCGGCGAGGATGACCTTGCCGTAGTCCGTCGTGTTGAAGCCGAGCTCGAGCATGACCGCGTAGACCACCGCGACCGACGTCGTCGAGAGCGCCACCCCTGCAAGCCAGGCGGCCATCGGTGCCCAGCCGAGAAGGTAGTAGGCGACGGCGGCCGAGCCAAGAAACGGGGCGATAAAGCTCACGAGACCGACGACGGTCGCCTCCTTCCACTTGACGCGGAAGACGGCCGGGTCGATCTCGGCGCCCGCCAGGAAGGTGAGGACGATCGCGCCGGTCCCCGCGAGGAAGCCGATCCATGGCGTCTGGGCGCCGAGCCCCGTGCCGCCGATGAGGACGACGACGATGAGCTGCGCCACCGTGCCGACCACGATCTCGGAGAGCGCCGTCGAGACCCTGAACCAGATGGCCAGCAGCGTGGCGACGAGCGCCAGCCCGGTCCACAGGGCCGCGAGGAACCACGTGTTGTCCAAGCACCTCTCCTCTCGCCCTCAGCGCTCGGAATAGAAAAGCAAAGACCCCTACCGGCGCCCACCGGTAGGGGTCATCAGCCCGGCCACGGCCGGGCGGTTTCAGGCGAACCCCATCGCCTTCGTGTCAGTCTACGCGTGTACTCTACACCGCGCGACGGCGGCCCTATCAATGATCCGCGCGACCTTGGGCAAGGCTCACCCGGCGGATGGCCGCCGCGCAGCCCACGGCTGCGCCGCCTCGAAGGCTGCCGAGGCCGCGAGCACGGTGCGCTCGGCGAAGCGCCGGCCGACTATCTGGAGCCCCACGGGCAGTCCGCCCGCCGTCATGCCCACGGGCACGGTCGCCGCGGGCTGGCCCGTCAGGTTGAACGGGAAGGTGAACGCGATCCAGCCGAGCCGCGAGACGGGCTCGCCGTTGATCTCCGTGACGGACGGGCGCGCGACAGGGAACGGCGGCACCGCCACGGTCGGCGTGATCAGCAGATCGAAGCGGGCGAGGAAGCGCTGGACGTCGGTCCAGAGCTCCTTCCGCCGGCGGGCGGCGTCCATGTACTGGTCGATCGTGATCGTGTGCCCGTACTTGAGCACCGCGACGAAGCTCGGGTCGAGCTGGTCGGCGCTGTCCTCGAGCCGCTCCCTCCAGGCCGCGTAGCTCTCGGCGGCGCTCAACGTCCGGAAGATCTCCTCGGGGTTCTCCCAGCTCGGCGTCACCACCTCGACGTGGCAGCCCAGCCCTTCGAACAGCTCGGCCGCCGCGCCGCAGAGCTCCGCGACTTCGGGATCCACGCGCGCGTAGCCCAGATCCGCCGACCAGCCGACGCTCCACCCCTCGAGCCCGCCCTCGCAGGCCGCGAGGAACGGCGGCCCGCCGTCGGCGGGGAGCGACCACCGGTCGCGGTCATCCGGCCCCGCGAGCGCGTCGAGCATGAGCGCGGCGTCACGCACGGTGCGTGTCATCGGCCCCGTCACCGAGACGTGCTGCCAGCCGGGGAAGCCCGGCCCGTGGGGCACGCGGCCGAAGGAGGGCTTGAGCCCGTAGATCCCGCAGAAGGAGGCCGGGATGCGAATCGAGCCGCCGCCGTCGGTGCCCAGCGCCAGCGGACCCATGCCCGCCGCCACGGCCGCCCCCGCGCCGCCGCTGGATCCACCCGGGGTCAGCGCGGGGTTCCACGGGTTGCGCGTGATGCCGAAGAGCGGGTTGTCGGTGACGCCCTTGTGGCCGAACTCGGGCGTGTTGGTCTTGCCGAGGATGATGGCGCCGGCGCCCTTGAGCCGCTCGACGGCGACCGCGTCCTCCTCCGGCACGTGGTCGGCGAAGAGGCGCGAGCCGCCCGTCGTCGGCACGCGGCGCGTGAAGACCAGGTCCTTGACCGAAACCGGCACGCCGTGGAGCGGGCCCAGCTCCTCGCCGGTCATCACCGCCACCTCGGCCGCCTGGGCGGCGTCGCAGGCTTCCTCCGCCGTGACGGCGCAGTAGGCGTTGAGCGTCGGGTTCACGCGTTCGATCTGCGCGAGGGCGGCATCCGTCACCTCGACCGGAGAGACCTTCTTCCGGCGGACGAGCGCGGCCAGTTCGAGCGCGGGAAGCCAGCAGAGATCTTGGGTGGCCATCAGGGGGCGGCCATCAGCGAGGGGCGTTGAGCCGGGCCACGGTGATGTCCACCTGCTGCATGCCTGAGCCCTCCGTGACCGTGATCCGGCAGTAGTCCTGGCCCTTGGCGAAATCCGCCCAGACGACCGCGAACTTGTTGGCGTTGACGAAGCGCTCGCTCTTCGTTTCCGTCCAGCCCGCGCCGCGGAGAAGCGCGCGCGCCTGATCCAGCGTGGCGTCCACCGGCGACTCGGCGAAATAGACAAGCTTGCCCGCCGTGACCTTGGGCGACTGGATGACCACGGAGTCGCGCGTGTAGGCCCGCCAGCCGGCCGGCACCGGGATGTCGGCGAAGGGCTGGTTGGACGGCGCGCCCCCGACCGTGCAGGCGGCGCAGAGAAGACTCGCGACGATCAGGGAGACGCGCACGCGCGGATTGTATCATCATCGGGTCCATGGACCCGAGCGCCCTGCCCCGCCTGCGCGAGTGGCTCGAGCGCCCCGAGATCGCCTCGCTCGACCCGCGGCGCATCGAGGCCCTCGCCGCCGCGCTCACCGGCTCGGATCCGCCCGTGCGAGTCGAGCGCTGGGGCACGGTCGTGGGCTACGAGGCCGGGCCCCCGCGCCGCCGGCTCGTCCAGTTCGACCGCCACGGTCACTTGATCACCGCTTGCCGCTATGACCCCGACGGCGCGCTCGACTGGGCGCGCTGCCGCGCGGCGGACGGCCGGTGGATCGGCGTGGAGCCCGGCGCCATCGAGCACCCGGCCTGGGGCCGCTCGGATCGCATATGGCTTCTCCATAGAGAGGAAACCTGGGGGGATGAACCCTGGCGCCCCGTCGAGCCGCTGACCGTCTTTCGGTCGCTCGACTGGGCGGCGCTCGACCACATTCCGCCGCTGGCCGAGCCGCGGCGCCTGCCGCCGGGGGCGGGCAGCGCGGTGCTGAACCTGGTTGCGTCCCTGATGAAGGACCAGGGCGTCGCGCGCGTGCGCTACCGCGGCCCCTTCCCCTCCGAGCAGCTCTTCACGACGCTGCTCGAGTGCTTCCGCTACGACCCGGGCCAGGCGCTGCCGCTCGAGCGCTTCCTTGCCGACGGAGGGCTCGACTGGCTGCCGGCGCCCTACGAGAGCCACCGTGTCGCGGCGTGGGCGACAGTCCAGCTGCGCCAGGACATCGACAAGGTGGTCGCCGACGGCGTCACGTTCTACCGGCCGGAGTGGCAGGGCATCGCGCGGCGGGAAGCACGGGTGATCCGCGACGACGGCGAGCGCGTCGTTTGCTCGCTCTGGGCGCTGGGAGGTCCGCTCGAGGACCGGCTCGTCCTCGACCGCTCGGGCGAGATCCACGAGGCGCCGGCGGCGAGCGCCCGGGAGGTGCCTCCGGCACCCCTCCCCCCGGTGTGGAATTCGGCGCTGGGCGACCTGATCGCGCGCGAGAGCGCTCCGGCTTTGGGTCCCGCGATCAGGGAAGTGCTCAGCCACACTGCGCTCGAATGGGGCGCGGTGCCGGGCGATCTCGTGCGGGCATGGGACAAGCGCATCAGGCTGAGCGCGCGGCTCCGCGAGGCTATGGCCGCCTCGCTCGGGAGCGCCGCGCCGGGGCGGGAGCGCGCGGAACAGGCGCTCCGGTTCGTACTCGAGGTGGCGCGGCTCCTGGGGCCTGAGATGCGCGGCCGTGCCCAGGCGCTCCTGGAATCACTGCCGCAGCAAGAGCAGGCGCGGCGGGTCGAGGCGGCCGCGGAGGAATCCGAGGCGCTCGACGAATCGGTGGGGCGCCTGATCGCCCTCCTCACCCGCGCAGGCTGCTGATAAAGGCCCATCTGCTTCGTTGGCACCCTCGGCCGCACGCTCGTGGCCGTTCGAGCTGAGGGGCGGAGCCCCGAGGCGAGGGCTGAGACAATTCGTACGCCTCGCGTGCGGCCGTCGGGCGCCGCCTCGCATCTGGACCTTTCTGAGCAGCCTGCGAGGGGCTAAGCAGCCTGCAAGGTTACGCGTGTCTTGCGGAGAAAATCAGCCAGGCGTTGAGGCCGACGAAGCCGACGACGGAGAGCAGCGACAGCGCGAAGTAGGAGAGGTAGACGATCTCCTGCCGGCTGAACCCCCGCCCGGTCGCAAGCCGCTTCCAGAGGGTGCCGCGCACGAAGTGCGAGGACTCCTGGGAGAGGCGCGGCATGCTGACCGCGTCCTCGAGGACGTGGTAGCCGTCCATCTCGAGGAACGAGAACGGGTAGATGCAGATGAGGAAGGACTGCAGCTGGAGCACGGCCGAGGCGGCGACGCCGGCCTGGAGCAGCCCGGGGCTGAGCAGGTCGGCCCAGAGCACGCCGAGCATGCCGAGCACGAGGTGCACCGTGGGCCCCGTCAGCGCGTTGATGACGCGCGCGCGGCGCGAGGCCATGAAGAGGTCGGTGACGTCCGCATAGAACGTCGGCACGACCATGTGGTGGACGATGAAGCCCACTTCCTTGACGCGGCGGCCGTAGTGGGCGCAGGCCAGCGCGTGCACGAGCTGGTGGAGCGCCACCGTCAAGAAGAACGCCAGCTTCAGCGCGATGATCGCCACAATGGCGTGGTGCTCCAGCGCCGAGCTGATTGCGCCCAAATCCGCCCAGAGGCGGAAGAGCGCGCGGGTGCCGAAGGCCGTCAGCACGGCGAGCCCGATCACCGCCGCCGGAGTAAAGATGAGCCAACCGCCCCAGCGGTGGATCCGCTCGAAGAGATCGTTCCACCGCCGGCTCGAGACGTTGAGCTTTTCGATGGCGTGGATCGTCGCCACCATCGCGCGCGCCGCCGGGTTCCGCTTGTTGCGCTCGAGGATGTCCCGCAGGGTGTTCATCGGGCGCAGCGTCAGCAGATCGGCCTGCAGGAGCTTGCTGATGAGCTGGGGGATCTTCTCGAAGTCGAACGAACCGTAGCGCATGACGTAGGCGACGGCGATGTCCTGCATGCTCGCGCGGCCATTCATCTGCTCCCAGAGGAAGCGCTCCTCGTCGTCGAGCGCGAGGTAGTTCTCGGTGCGGCGGCTCTTGAGGACGTAGCGCTTGGTGCCCGGGACGCCCGAGGGCAGCTGCGCCAGCTCCCACTGCGCGTCGGGGAGGCGCTGCGGGCGGAGCTGAAGGTAGGCGGCCGGACTCGTGATCTCCCGGATCTCGAAGCTCTCCCCGTCCTCCGATCGGACGAGGAGGTTGAGCTTGGCCGGCGGGCGCCGCTGCTGAGTGCCCGGGGCGCCCGTCTGCGTGCTGGGGACGGGCTCGCTCACTTGGGCGGCCCCCCGGATTTGCGCTCGGCGTCGAGCCCCGTCGCCTCGAGGCCCCAGCGCGTCACCTCTCGCACGAGGTCGCTCGACTGCACGAGCCGGCGGATCAGCACGCGGGCCATCTCCTGGAAGAAGTGGGCGGCATCCCGCGGATTGTCCCTGATGAAGTTGTTGATGCTCTCGCGGTCGAGGGCAAGCAGGGAGGTCTCCACGTCGGCCTGAATCGTGGCCGTGCGCTTGGGCTCGTCGCCGAAGACGGTCATCTCGCCGAAGATCGCTCCGGACTCGAGCCGGCTCAGTATCTGCTCGACGCGCCCGCTGACTTTCTTGGAGACCAGGATGGCGCCCGAGCGGATGAAGAACATCTCCTCTCCGGGGTCGCCCTCGCGGAACAGCACCTCGCCCTTGCGGAGCCGGCGCTCGCGGAGGCGCGGCCAGAGTGCGACGAGCTGCGCTTCTTCCAGGTCGCGGAGGAGGTCGACCTGGCGGAGAAAGGCGATGTCGGCCGGCTTGGCCAGGGTCGTACCCGCCCTACATCGCCCAGCGCTTCATCATCACTGCCTTGACGGCCCGGAGGCGCTCGGGGCTCGGCGCCTCGCCTGCCCGCCCCACGGCCTGGAGCACGGTGCTGCGCTCATCGGCCGACAGCGTGAACTCGGCCAGGGCCGCCGCAGGGTCACGCACGAGCTCGCCGAGGAAATCCGGATCGATCATGATCCGCCCGACCAGGTCGCGGAAACCCTGAGGCTCCATACGCCCCCTTTGAATCAGATGGTGACCCCGGCGGGATTTGAACCCGCGGTCTCGACCTTGAAAGGGTCGCGTCCTGGGCCAGGCTAGACGACGGGGTCTAAACCTCTGTGACACATTGCGAAACCGAAGTCGAGAGTAGCAGAGCCCGTTGGGGATGACAAGTTGGAGCTGGCGGACGCGGGATTCGAGGCCGGAACGGCCGGCGGATCAGGTCAGCGGGACGTAATCGTACTCGCCGATGCCCTGGAGCACGAGAAAGGTCGCTGAGGTGTCGCCGCCGTTGGTCACGAGATGCGGCCGGCCGGGGCGGACCGCGTAGGTCTCCCCCGGGCCGAGCCTGATCTCCTCCTTCGGGTCGCGCAGGAAGAGCCGGAGCCTGCCTTCGAGGACGTAGAAGGTGTCCTGGACCGTGGTGTGGTAGTGCCACGGCACCTGCTGCTTCGGGCCGATCTGGAGCTCCGAGATCCGGAAGCCCGGCCGCTCTGCGTGCCGCGCACGCCGCTCGACCTCGTAGAGCCCGCTTGAGTCCTTGACGCCCTTGGCGGCCGTCGCCATCAGCTTGTTCGGCTTCATGCACGCCTCCTTCCGCTGGCCAGAGATTCCCACCACGGGACGGACGAAGTGAATGGTGAGCCGTGGTGGGATCGAACCACCGACCCCCTGATTAAAAGTCAGGTGCTCTACCAACTGAGCTAACGGCTCACGCGATCCTTCTTCACACCGTCACCAGACCGAGACTCAGGAGGAGGGCGCGGTCGACCTCCCTCACCGTCTGGGCCTTCAAGGCCCCGAGACGACGGACCAGCCGCGCTTTGTCTACCGAGCGGAGCTGATTCAAGAGCACGACGGAATCGACCGCGAGCCCCCCTTCCGACGCTCTCACCAGGACCTCCGTCGGATAAGTGGGTCCTCAAACCTGGATGTCATCGCCGCGACAATCGTGATCGGGCTCCAACGATTCCCGATGTCGTTCTGGATCACTACAGCAGGGCGGGTCTTCTTCACCTCGGCCCCGATCGTCGGGTCGAAGTTGACCAGGTAGACGTCGCCTCTCCGCGGCCTCCTTACCTCCGCCGCCTTTGCCATGCCTGCTCGTCCACGCTGAACCACTCCTTGGCCAGAGCCAAGTCCCGTGCCGCACGCTCTTGGGCACCTTCTTTGAGAAGTCGCTTGATCTGAGTGCCGTCGCGCTCGTGGACGACGTGCTTCACCGTTTCAACGATGACGCGGCTGCGGTTCCGACGAATAGCTTCCCTCGGAATCATGACGTTCACAGCATACGCAGGCGACGTACGTATGTCAAAACTGGGCGCGTGTGTCGCCGATTGGATACACCGACAGCCTAGTGGGGCGGCAGGGAGGAACGGAGGCCCGGGATCCAGCGGGCGAGCGTCGAGTCGTTGACCAGGATGGTCTCGTCGCGCACGGGGCCCGTCGAGACGAGCGAGATGCCCACGCCGCAGAGCTCGGACAGCCGCGCCAGGTACTCGCGGGCCTTGGTCGGCAGGTCCTCGTAGTCGCGCAACCCCGCGGTCGAGGTCTTCCACCCCGAGAGCTCTTCGTACACGGGCTCCGCCTCGTGCCAGATGCGCTCCTCCTCGGGGAAATCCGTCAGCACCTCGTCATCGTAGTTGTAGCCGACGCAGATCTTGATCGTCTCGCAGGTGTCGAGCACGTCGAGCTTGGTGATGGCGAGCGTGTCGAGCCCGTTGATGCGGGCCGCGTAGCGGAGCCCGATGGCGTCCACCCACCCGCAGCGGCGCGGCCGGCCCGTGACCGATCCGAACTCCTTGCCGCGCGTGCGCAGGAGATCGGCGATGGGGCCTCGGAGCTCTGTCGGGAAGGGGCCGTCGCCCACGCGCGTGCAGTAGGCCTTGGAGA from Candidatus Rokuibacteriota bacterium carries:
- a CDS encoding cyclic nucleotide-binding domain-containing protein, with the translated sequence MEEAQLVALWPRLRERRLRKGEVLFREGDPGEEMFFIRSGAILVSKKVSGRVEQILSRLESGAIFGEMTVFGDEPKRTATIQADVETSLLALDRESINNFIRDNPRDAAHFFQEMARVLIRRLVQSSDLVREVTRWGLEATGLDAERKSGGPPK
- a CDS encoding ATP-binding protein, with amino-acid sequence MSRARLFLDRVARRIGGPRVLALPLLRWLAVMAGLVWILLAPPAHEGWHAVHSAMLGFFLYSVAITGALWRWPGRMLRLNLLVLATDLAFALLLIRLTGGAPSTLFLALLLIAGLQSYYYGMVRGVAVAMAAAAAYVAVVWPTITEAEWSNIAVRLAVLLGTAVGVGVLGQIEERERLEVVALTTAARQRERFIQSVVESLREGVVVLDRAGGIVAFNRAMEAQTGLAARDVAGRPFFDVFPAYRRKVLRAPLEQLLRGETEGFTLEAVEHERMGGGRAVENLKGSLLRQHGEPAGLVLLVQDITEQVALERGARQSEKLAALGTMAAGLAHELNNPIGVISSRIEIMLLDAEAQPVYGRLAEDLRVLHRHAQRVARIAQGLLSFSRQSSGLHGPVDLNHLVEETLLLVERPIGKQGVTVTRRLAPDLPPLWGDGNTLQQVVLNLLTNARDAVDGGGEITVETSRAAGEPDAVRLVVRDTGPGIPPEALPRIFDPFFTTKAEGTGLGLSISYGIVRDHHGTVDVESRPGEGTTFTLTFPVSGARAAVGGQP
- a CDS encoding amidase, with the protein product MATQDLCWLPALELAALVRRKKVSPVEVTDAALAQIERVNPTLNAYCAVTAEEACDAAQAAEVAVMTGEELGPLHGVPVSVKDLVFTRRVPTTGGSRLFADHVPEEDAVAVERLKGAGAIILGKTNTPEFGHKGVTDNPLFGITRNPWNPALTPGGSSGGAGAAVAAGMGPLALGTDGGGSIRIPASFCGIYGLKPSFGRVPHGPGFPGWQHVSVTGPMTRTVRDAALMLDALAGPDDRDRWSLPADGGPPFLAACEGGLEGWSVGWSADLGYARVDPEVAELCGAAAELFEGLGCHVEVVTPSWENPEEIFRTLSAAESYAAWRERLEDSADQLDPSFVAVLKYGHTITIDQYMDAARRRKELWTDVQRFLARFDLLITPTVAVPPFPVARPSVTEINGEPVSRLGWIAFTFPFNLTGQPAATVPVGMTAGGLPVGLQIVGRRFAERTVLAASAAFEAAQPWAARRPSAG
- a CDS encoding cation:proton antiporter, which translates into the protein MDNTWFLAALWTGLALVATLLAIWFRVSTALSEIVVGTVAQLIVVVLIGGTGLGAQTPWIGFLAGTGAIVLTFLAGAEIDPAVFRVKWKEATVVGLVSFIAPFLGSAAVAYYLLGWAPMAAWLAGVALSTTSVAVVYAVMLELGFNTTDYGKVILAACFITDLGTVIALGIIFAPFTVRTLVFVALSLAIFVVLPFVTPGVFRRYGGRVSEFETKFLLLALFAMGGLALWADSEPVLPAYIIGMVLAGTVGKDHALIRRLRTLTFGLLTPFYFLRAGSLVSVPALVAAPGTLVVLFFAKMVSKLAGVFPSVRIFGHREGADVYYTLMMSTGLTFGTISALFGLSHGVITPAQYSQLVAAVIGSAVIPTMIANAWFMPRHLLPNPAEIGEPAGAAARPSGAPTS
- a CDS encoding universal stress protein encodes the protein MFRKILVAYDGSEGAKAALRIGIGLAKSLGTELRSISVEEHLPHYAATIGEVQDAKERVDEYFRVLTKDARDQAALAGVELQTAIRQGHEVEIIVNYAKEGGFDLLLAGYHGHSRIFERVMGSTAQSIIRLSPCSVLLAK
- a CDS encoding cupin domain-containing protein, producing MKPNKLMATAAKGVKDSSGLYEVERRARHAERPGFRISELQIGPKQQVPWHYHTTVQDTFYVLEGRLRLFLRDPKEEIRLGPGETYAVRPGRPHLVTNGGDTSATFLVLQGIGEYDYVPLT